In the Microtus pennsylvanicus isolate mMicPen1 chromosome 6, mMicPen1.hap1, whole genome shotgun sequence genome, one interval contains:
- the Utp15 gene encoding U3 small nucleolar RNA-associated protein 15 homolog, producing MAGYKPVAIQTYPVLGEKITQDTLYWSNYRTPVQIKEFGAVSKVHFSPQPPYNYAVTASSRIHIYGRYSQEPIKTFSRFKDTAYCATFRQDGQLLVAGSEDGVVQLFDISGRAPLRQFEGHTKAVHMVDFTADKYHVVSGADDYTVKLWDIPNSKEILTFKEHSDYVRCGCASKLNPDLFVTGSYDHTVKMFDARTNKNVLCVEHGQPVESVLLFPSGGLLVSSGGRYVKVWDMLKGGQLLVSLKNHHKTVTCLCLSSSGQRLLSGSLDRKVKVYSTTSYKVVHSFDYTASILSLALSHEDETIVVGMTNGILSVKHRKSESKKESLPRRRPAYRTFIKGKIYMKQQDDIMINRPAKKHLEWYDRDLKSFRISKALDRVLEPNCVIKTPEVTVSIIKELNRRGVLANALAGRDEKEITRVLNFLIRNLSQPRFAPVLIRAAEIIIDIYLPVIGQSPIVDKKFIVLQGLVEKEIDYQRELLETLGMMDMLFATMTRNNSAPVAEHVPAELPEEEKTETPCQPADADKSS from the exons ATGGCCGGTTATAAACCTGTAGCGATTCAGACGTATCCTGTACTTGGTGAAAAAATCACCCAAGACACTCTGTACTGGAGCAATTATAGG ACTCCTGTTCAGATTAAGGAATTTGGTGCAGTGTCCAAAGTGCACTTTTCTCCTCAGCCCCCATATAACTATGCAGTCACAGCTTCTTCAAGA ATCCACATTTATGGCCGGTATTCTCAAGAACCCATAAAAACCTTTTCCCGTTTTAAGGACACAGCATACTGTGCGACTTTTCGACAGGATGGTCAGTTGCTTGTCGCTGGCAGTGAAGATGGTGTAGTTCAACTTTTTGATATCAGTGGGAGGGCTCCCCTCAGGCAGTTTGAAGGCCATACGAA AGCAGTTCATATGGTAGATTTTACAGCTGACAAGTATCATGTGGTCTCTGGAGCTGATGATTATACAGTTAAATTATGGGACATTCCAAACTCCAAAGAAATTCTGACATTCAAAGAGCATTCTGATTATGTGAGGTGTGGCTGTGCTAGCAAACTGAACCCAGACCTTTTTGTAACAG GGTCATATGATCACACTGTGAAGATGTTTGATGCCCggacaaataaaaatgttctctGTGTCGAGCACGGGCAGCCAGTGGAGAGTGTCCTGCTTTTCCCCTCTGGAGGTCTTCTGGTGTCTTCAG GCGGTCGTTACGTCAAAGTCTGGGACATGTTAAAAGGAGGACAGTTGCTTGTGTCTTTGAAGAATCATCATAAGACTGTGACGTGTTTGTGTCTGAGCAGCTCTGGACAGAGGTTGCTCTCTGGCTCACTGGACAG GAAAGTCAAGGTCTACAGCACAACTTCCTACAAGGTCGTCCACAGCTTTGACTACACAGCTTCCATCTTGAGTCTGGCACTTTCT CATGAAGATGAGACGATAGTTGTGGGGATGACCAATGGAATACTGAGCGTTAAACACCGGAAATCAGAGTCAAAGAAGGAATCTCTCCCGAGAAGGAGGCCTGCATATCGAACCTTTATTAAAGGAAAGATTTACATGAAGCAACAG GATGACATCATGATCAACAGACCAGCAAAGAAGCACCTAGAATGGTATGACAGGGACCTGAAAAGTTTCCGAATATCAAAGGCACTTGACAGAGTCCTTGAG CCTAATTGTGTAATAAAGACGCCCGAGGTTACAGTTTCCATCATAAAGGAATTGAATCGGAGAGGAGTCCTTGCCAATGCTCTTGCAGGTCGGGATGAGAAGGAGATTACCCGGGTTCTGAACTTTTTGATAAG GAATCTGTCTCAGCCGAGATTTGCCCCTGTTTTGATTCGCGCTGCTGAGATAATCATTG ATATATATCTGCCTGTGATTGGCCAGTCACCCATAGTTGATAAAAAGTTCATAGTACTTCAAGGACTCGTAGAAAAAGAAATCGATTACCAAAGAGAACTCCTGGAAACCTTGGGGATGATGGACATGCTGTTTGCCACCATGACGAGGAACAACAGCGCCCCTGTGGCAGAGCACGTGCCTGCTGAACTCCCAgaggaggagaagacagagacaCCCTGTCAGCCCGCTGACGCGGACAAGAGCTCCTAA